In the Sulfurovum zhangzhouensis genome, one interval contains:
- the rpmG gene encoding 50S ribosomal protein L33: protein MRETVHLGCEKCTRRNYHTTKNKKNTTEKLAIKKFCKWCKTHTVHKEMKL from the coding sequence ATGAGAGAAACTGTTCACCTAGGTTGTGAGAAGTGTACAAGACGTAACTATCACACAACAAAGAACAAAAAAAATACAACAGAGAAGCTTGCAATTAAGAAATTTTGTAAGTGGTGTAAAACACATACTGTTCATAAAGAGATGAAGCTCTAA